A genome region from Anastrepha ludens isolate Willacy chromosome 3, idAnaLude1.1, whole genome shotgun sequence includes the following:
- the LOC128858502 gene encoding LSM12 homolog A, producing MAAVNDCFSIGSSVLCTTCFNEEVEGEVLAFDHNTKMLILKCRSKNSEQLNDVYVLNLSLCSNVQVIKECNGNFVEDPQKLNLEQIKIRLRNTVQQRQTYLKSRNADVSLEAQELYRTIAKQFKSNEVSWQGTNIQIFNEVTVSPPYRVENVITTSNNKTLCNYIKKMIEKFFESASQDNSSAAAGTSSASSSTSSSLSSSAPSASVGTSSSSNAAAGSPVPAN from the exons ATGGCTGCGGTAAATGATTGCTTCAGTATTGGATCATCTGTGCTTTGCACGACCTGTTTCAATGAGGAGGTGGAAGGCGAAGTGCTCGCATTTGATCACAACACAAAAATGCTCATACTAA AATGTCGTTCAAAAAACTCAGAGCAACTAAATGATGTGTACGTGTTGAATTTGTCGCTATGCAGCAATGTTCAAGTAATCAAGGAGTGTAATGGCAACTTCGTTGAGGATCCACAAAAGTTGAATTTGGAGCAG ATAAAAATTCGACTACGCAATACAGTTCAGCAGCGACAGACGTATCTGAAGTCGAGAAATGCAGACGTTAGCCTGGAGGCACAAGAGCTCTACAGAACAATTGCAAAGCAATTCAAG TCTAATGAAGTATCCTGGCAGGGAACtaacattcaaatatttaatgaagTCACTGTTTCCCCACCGTATCGAGTGGAAAATGTCATTACTACTTCTAATAACAAGACTTTATGCAATTACATCAAGAAAATG ATCGAAAAATTCTTCGAGAGCGCATCACAGGACAACAGCTCAGCTGCTGCGGGTACATCATCAGCTTCTTCGTCCACATCTTCGTCGTTGTCATCGTCAGCACCCTCAGCTTCAGTAGGCACATCTTCGTCGAGTAATGCGGCTGCAGGTTCACCTGTGCCAGCAAATTAA
- the LOC128858500 gene encoding uncharacterized protein LOC128858500 has translation MYLQRQRSMFVLVLHLLLHHISISVYGINHWIVQNDGRITQKIDSPFLLREPHNLVAFLDQIRRNDYVEQSYLKLRRQRELIAEHLRYSKQFSEDLVVQAERLQPHLGAQTQPMQNLINSLEALTKQTAKMYSYLEFVKDELKEFRKLKMQITQHHEKLIQQQVPLASRQLDEKTNNEDLLKRGQYCSTRTLSSTEDPVLFCDFYSDMQMRLEDKDVDPEALERDWQLTSESVLNHVTNLNIQQRMNLEQIKTMRSQKPTAASSVKNKKTQASSITSDGTGKDT, from the exons ATGTACCTGCAACGCCAAAGATCAATGTTTGTACTAGTGCTGCACTTGCTTCTGCATCACATATCCATTTCAGTATATGGCATTAATCATTGGATTGTGCAGAATGATGGCCGTATTACACAAAAAATTGATTCGCCTTTTCTACTGCGTGAACCGCATAATCTAGTAGCATTTCTAGACCAGATACGACGCAACGATTACGTAGAGCAATCTTATCTAAAACTTAGACGTCAACGTGAATTAATTGCAGAGCATTTGCGTTATTCGAAACAATTCAGTGAAGATCTGGTTGTGCAGGCGGAGCGCTTGCAACCACATTTAGGGGCTCAGACTCAACCAATGCAAAACTTGATAAACTCGTTGGAAGCTCTCACAAAGCAAACAGCCAAAATGTATAG CTATCTGGAGTTTGTAAAAGATGAATTGAAAGagttcagaaaattgaaaatgcaAATAACACAACATCATGAAAAGCTAATACAACAACAG GTCCCACTTGCGTCTCGCCAATTAGATGAAAAGACTAATAACGAGGATTTACTCAAGCGGGGTCAATACTGCAGTACGCGGACACTTTCTAGCACTGAAGATCCGGTTTTATTTTGTGACTTTTACTCTGATATGCAAATGCGTTTAGAAGACAAGGATGTTGATCCTGAAGCATTAGAGCGTGACTGGCAGCTGACGAGTGAGTCTGTGCTAAATCACGTGACTAATCTTAATATACAACAACGCATGAATCTggagcaaataaaaacaatgcgATCACAAAAGCCTACAGCTGCATCAAGCgtcaagaataaaaaaacacaagcaTCGTCCATAACTTCAGATGGTACTGGTAAAGATACATGA
- the LOC128858501 gene encoding rhythmically expressed gene 2 protein encodes MPRQAQLVKNLKRFRLVTFDITDTLLKFRKSPGVQYAETAALMGVKNLDPVRLQNIFRDEFKAMARKYPNYGSNSKEITWQEWWVQLVDNVFKRIDDKLPHPQIRRISEKLFEQYRSNECYVHIDGNLELLEKIRGSCKYVGVISNSDPGLERVLSDMNIRQNFDFVYTSYDLGVEKPHQAAFEKPLEKCNVYPHEALHIGNLYDKDYLGAINAGWSSLLITQSLTEMKRAKPTHVYASLKEMHTALETTDIQW; translated from the coding sequence ATGCCACGACAAGCTCAGcttgttaaaaatttgaaacgttTTCGACTAGTGACATTTGATATCACAGATACTTTGCTAAAGTTTCGCAAGTCTCCAGGAGTACAATATGCTGAGACGGCGGCGTTGATGGGTGTAAAGAATCTTGACCCAGTTcgtttacaaaatatatttcgtgATGAATTCAAAGCTATGGCAAGGAAGTACCCAAATTACGGCAGCAATTCTAAAGAAATAACTTGGCAAGAGTGGTGGGTGCAGTTGGTGGACAATGTATTTAAACGAATAGACGATAAATTGCCGCATCCTCAAATACGTCGCATTAGTGAAAAACTCTTTGAGCAATACCGTTCTAATGAATGTTATGTGCATATTGACGGTAACTTAGAATTATTGGAAAAGATACGCGGCAGTTGCAAATATGTTGGTGTCATCTCCAATAGTGATCCAGGATTGGAACGTGTATTGAGTGATATGAATATTAGACAAAACTTTGACTTCGTGTACACCTCATATGATCTAGGTGTTGAAAAACCCCATCAAGCTGCATTTGAAAAACCGCTGGAGAAATGTAATGTGTATCCCCATGAAGCGTTGCATATTGGCAATCTATATGATAAGGATTATTTAGGCGCCATTAATGCTGGTTGGAGCAGTTTACTAATAACACAGTCGCTCACTGAAATGAAACGAGCGAAACCTACTCATGTGTATGCCAGTTTAAAAGAAATGCATACTGCACTAGAAACAACCGACATCCAGTGGTAA
- the LOC128858503 gene encoding INO80 complex subunit C: protein MSEEPPKIRFKNTQYSYIELGGKKHIFKSLKQILSVEKTQQWPEGTMSYSSFNAPPSLRPPKKYSDISGLIAPYTDPHTKLRYANSEEYTIVKTLPSDIVAGYLALRGASSIVG, encoded by the exons ATGTCCGAAGAACCGCCAAAAATACGTTTTAAAAATACGCAATATAGCTATATTGAGCTAGGTGGAAAGAAACACATATTCAAATCACTGAAACAAATACTTTCTGTGGAGAAGACACAACAGTGGCCAGAGGGAACAATGTCTT ATTCGTCGTTTAATGCTCCACCCTCTTTGCGGCCACCTAAAAAGTATTCGGACATTTCCGGTTTGATTGCACCGTACACTGATCCGCACACCAAACTACGCTACGCCAACTCCGAAGAATATACCATTGTAAAAACACTACCATCTGATATTGTCGCAGGTTACTTAGCATTGCGCGGTGCGAGCAGTATTGTGGGctaa